Proteins from a genomic interval of Garra rufa chromosome 4, GarRuf1.0, whole genome shotgun sequence:
- the LOC141333351 gene encoding uncharacterized protein — MSKRRKRIRPADEARTYILSSCDKPEFVERYIDRNKGRGVFANQPVEPGAFVLEYKGELVAAEEFQARHYTELQSTFLFDFEWQQRHWCIDASKEDGSLGRLCNDNHKSPNCSMKKIIVNNRPHLCLFAMKRIEIGSEIEYNYGDAQWPWRNKGPKKQSSALQTDSSPTDHPSNDDPKMDDEITQGPKKQSSALQTDSSPTDHPSDDDPKMDDEITQVFTGGFGLVNYSESDETDEDKDNPTSPPSGVVQQKTRNGNIQMDAVPDYSEPLFDSSESIVDETDEDSSSQSDSEVVSKLRMTKSILMDKVPDFSVPSDDSTDEIATPKMEMALERPKRSFLRPIQRHLVESDDSCGDSEDEYIPDPREESTGDSSDCSLELSLKNKQKSAITQSRSKSSQSQFQSSSQSRSESSSQSRCESSGQRRFETSQDSVQDCRFSNSRDERSREKTTARTYSNKEMSISVPLEEEPSVYVNPVLKKEDGSRRYNKKHHCLYCGQVVQKMSRHLSRRHSDVVEVAKALSLPKNSKERRLQLDYIRNKGNFEHNVEVLESRQGKLIPWKQPKKKTEGQEFMHCVYCFGLFRKRVMWRHFQVCNFKPQGKSSKRGKTRVQALCAFAEPAPTGLSDTYWKFLNEMNQDEVAVAIKEDRCILEYGFRLFNKNENVISQHQYIRQKLRELARLVLEAKKMTHVKSIKELIKPEKYSHVVRAARCLAGFSDKTGKYQRPSLARKVGHGLHALAMFIKSEGLKTKDQQTAKDAEEFALLYQESWKFDIASQALTQLNQTKWNSPQILPFTQDVQKLHSHLSEKQQTQLDALRENPSPLNWKDLAKVTLAQVILFNRRRAGEVSRMPLSVYLSKDTSETHQDVNLALTALEQKLCKHFVRIAIVGKRGRKVPVLLTPVMRESLDALTEKREECGVLKENCYLFALPHSVHYLRGSDCIRQFVNECDDIKHPKALTSTKLRKHIATLSTVLNLKTTELDQLADFLGHNIEVHRKHYRLPEGTLQLAKISKVLLALEKGRLGEFKGKNLDEIQLDVTETVDLDMDGCSQEEDEFIPEAEDSVTSIQEPTSTVYLQPQTKSAKKRGKQTAVKRSWTSDECAAVERHLRKFIVRNQVPGKMDCQHCVDAEAEVLVNRDWKAVKYFIKNRISSIRKKVH, encoded by the exons ATGTCCAAAAGAAGAAAGAGGATACGGCCTGCTGACGAAGCAAGGACCTATATTTTGTCTTCATGTGACAAACCAGAGTTTGTGgaaagatatatagatagaaacaAAG GTAGAGGAGTATTTGCTAACCAGCCTGTTGAACCGGGAGCTTTTGTCTTGGAATACAAGGGGGAACTCGTTGCTGCAGAGGAATTCCAGGCGAGACACTACACAGAGTTACAGAGTACATTTCTATTTGATTTTGAGTGGCAGCAACGTCACTGGTG TATTGATGCATCCAAAGAAGATGGCTCTCTGGGAAGACTATGCAATGACAATCACAAATCTCCCAACTGCTCTATGAAAAAAATCATAGTAAATAACAGGCCCCATTTGTGTCTATTTGCCATGAAAAGAATTGAAATCGGAAGTGAAATTGAATATAACTATGGTGATGCACAATGGCCATGGCGTAACAAG ggtccaaagaagcagtcttctgctctacagaccgactcgtccccaacagatcacccatccaatgatgaccccaaaatggatgatgaaatcacacag ggtccaaagaagcagtcttctgctctacagaccgactcgtccccaacagatcacccatccgatgatgaccccaaaatggatgatgaaatcacacag GTGTTTACTGGAGGGTTTGGCCTAGTAAATTATTCAGAAAGTGATGAGACTGATGAGGATAAAGACAACCCTACCTCTCCACCCTCTGGTGTTGTTCAACAGAAGACAAGGAATGGAAACATTCAG ATGGATGCGGTTCCTGATTATTCTGAGCCTCTGTTTGACTCGAGTGAAAGTATAGTAGATGAAACTGATGAGGATTCCAGTTCGCAATCAGACAGCGAAGTTGTTTCAAAGCTGAGGATGACAAAAAGCATTTTG ATGGACAAGGTACCAGATTTTTCTGTTCCAAGTGATGACAGCACAGATGAGATTGCCACTCCCAAGATGGAAATGGCTCTAGAAAGACCAAAGAGAAGCTTTCTCCGTcct attcaaAGGCATCTTGTAGAATCAGATGACTCGTGTGGCGATAGCGAGGATGAGTATATCCCAGATCCCAGGGAAGAAAGCACAGGGGATAGCAGTGACTGCAGCTTGGAGTTATcactgaaaaataaacaaaagtcaGCTATTACACAGAGCAGAAGCAAGTCAAGTCAGAGCCAATTTCAGTCTTCAAGTCAGAGCAGAAGTGAGTCATCCAGTCAGAGCAGGTGTGAGTCTTCAGGTCAGAGAAGATTTGAAACAAGTCAAGACTCAGTGCAAGATTGCAGATTTTCCAATAGCAGAGATGAAAGAAGCAGAGAGAAAACAACAGCGCGAACATATAGTAACAAAGAGATGAGCATTTCAGTTCCGCTTGAAGAAGAGCCATCCGTCTATGTTAATCCAGTTTTGAAAAAGGAGGATGGTTCTAGAAGATATAACAAGAAACATCATTGCTTGTATTGTGGCCAAGTAGTTCAAAAAATGTCAAGGCACTTGTCGCGTAGACACAGTGATGTGGTCGAGGTTGCGAAGGCATTGAGTTTGCCAAAGAACTCAAAAGAAAGGAGGCTGCAATTAGATTATATACGAAACAAGGGGAACTTTGAACATAATGTTGAAGTTTTGGAGAGCCGGCAAGGCAAACTCATCCCGTGGAAGCaacccaaaaaaaaaactgaaggacAAGAATTTATGCACTGTGTTTACTGCTTTGGGCTCTTCAGAAAAAGAGTCATGTGGCGACATTTTCAAGTCTGCAATTTCAAGCCTCAGGGCAAGTCTTCCAAGCGAGGTAAAACAAGAGTTCAAGCGCTGTGTGCGTTTGCTGAACCTGCTCCAACTGGACTTAGCGACACATACTGGAAGTTCTTAAATGAAATGAATCAGGATGAGGTCGCCGTTGCAATTAAGGAAGACCGCTGCATTCTTGAATATGGATTCAGACTGTTCAACAAGAATGAAAATGTAATTAGCCAACACCAATATATTCGACAAAAACTGAGAGAGCTTGCCAGGCTGGTACTGGAAGCTAAAAAGATGACACACGTGAAGTCCATCAAAGAACTCATAAAACCTGAAAAATACAGTCATGTTGTTAGGGCTGCAAGATGCCTCGCTGGATTCAGTGACAAAACTGGAAAATATCAACGTCCATCGCTTGCTCGCAAAGTTGGGCATGGCTTACATGCATTGGCCATGTTTATCAAATCTGAAGGATTAAAGACGAAAGATCAACAGACAGCCAAAGACGCTGAAGAATTTGCACTGCTATATCAAGAGAGTTGGAAATTTGACATTGCGAGCCAAGCATTAACTCAGCTTAATCAGACCAAGTGGAATTCTCCTCAAATTCTACCGTTCACACAAGATGTCCAAAAACTTCATTCCCATTTGTCTGAGAAACAGCAGACACAACTTGATGCCCTGCGAGAAAATCCTTCTCCCTTAAACTGGAAGGACCTTGCTAAAGTGACCTTGGCACAAGTTATTCTCTTCAACCGCCGTAGAGCAGGAGAGGTATCCCGAATGCCCTTGTCTGTGTACCTGTCAAAGGACACATCAGAAACTCACCAAGATGTTAACCTGGCCCTTACAGCGCTCGAGCAGAAGCTTTGCAAACATTTTGTCCGGATTGCCATAGTAGGAAAGCGAGGAAGGAAAGTCCCTGTTCTCCTTACTCCAGTCATGAGGGAATCCCTTGATGCTTTGACTGAGAAGCGAGAAGAATGTGGAGTGCTGAAAGAAAACTGCTACTTGTTTGCATTGCCGCACTCTGTCCATTATTTGAGGGGTTCTGATTGCATTAGGCAGTTTGTGAACGAATGTGATGACATCAAACATCCAAAAGCGCTAACTTCGACAAAACTAAGGAAACACATTGCTACTCTGTCGACCGTTCTCAACCTGAAAACAACAGAACTCGACCAGTTGGCAGATTTCCTTGGCCACAACATTGAGGTCCACAGAAAGCACTACCGTCTTCCAGAAGGAACCCTCCAGCTTGCTAAAATTAGCAAAGTTCTTTTAGCTTTGGAAAAGGGACGGCTAGGAGAGTTCAAAGGGAAGAATCTGGATGAAATTCAGCTTGATGTGACTG AGACTGTTGACCTGGACATGGATGGGTGCTCTCAAGAAGAAG ATGAATTCATTCCAGAAGCTGAGGACAGTGTGACATCCATTCAGGAACCTACTTCCACAGTATATTTGCAACCGCAAACAAAGTCGGCCAAAAAGAGAG GCAAACAAACTGCAGTCAAAAGAAGCTGGACATCAGATGAATGTGCTGCAGTCGAAAGGCACCTAAGGAAATTCATTGTGAGAAACCAAGTTCCAGGGAAAATGGACTGTCAGCATTGCGTTGATGCAGAAGCTGAAGTTTTAGTAAATCGAGACTGGAAGGCAGTGAAATATTTCATCAAAAACCGCATTTCTTCCATAAGaaaaaaagtacattaa